One window from the genome of Mucilaginibacter ginsenosidivorans encodes:
- a CDS encoding 3-deoxy-D-manno-octulosonic acid transferase, translated as MLLLYNLGLRIYVFLIYIASFFNNKAKLWLKGRSNIQYQKFDKSAWFHFASLGEFEQGLPVLAGFRSAHSGTAIVITFFSPSGYEIRKNTPLADAVYYLPLDTAANARHFIDAIQPTIAVFTKYEYWYHYFYELNQKNVPLFVISGIFRPNQVFFKWYGDLYRRMLGFVTHFFVQDENSKNLLQNIHITNVSVSGDTRFDRVWANAQAPKPFPLIEEFTKGSKVFIAGSTWPEDEELLVQLIKTHPDWKFVIAPHEIKEDKISKLISLLPSNSAMRYSDVSNLKSQISDLKIIVIDNIGMLSSLYQYGQVAYIGGGFGVGIHNILEAAAFGLPAIFGPNYKKFKEARDLVSLELAVSINNAAELKNTFSYLTNDDRLKSISQKIKDYVKENTGATGMILEYLDNY; from the coding sequence ATGCTGCTGCTTTATAACTTAGGATTAAGAATTTATGTGTTCTTAATATACATTGCCTCGTTTTTTAACAATAAGGCAAAGCTCTGGCTAAAAGGCAGAAGCAATATTCAATACCAAAAATTTGACAAGAGCGCCTGGTTCCATTTTGCCTCGCTTGGCGAGTTTGAACAGGGCCTTCCCGTACTGGCCGGCTTCCGGTCGGCACACTCCGGTACCGCGATAGTGATTACCTTTTTTTCACCATCGGGTTACGAGATCCGAAAAAATACACCACTTGCTGATGCCGTGTATTACCTTCCGCTGGATACAGCTGCCAATGCACGGCATTTTATCGATGCCATTCAACCCACAATAGCCGTTTTTACCAAATACGAGTATTGGTACCACTATTTTTACGAGTTAAACCAAAAAAATGTTCCTTTGTTTGTCATTTCGGGCATTTTTAGGCCAAACCAGGTATTCTTTAAATGGTACGGCGACCTGTACCGCCGAATGCTGGGTTTTGTGACCCATTTTTTTGTGCAGGATGAAAACTCGAAAAACCTGCTTCAAAATATCCATATCACCAATGTATCCGTAAGCGGCGATACTCGTTTCGACAGGGTATGGGCCAACGCGCAGGCACCGAAGCCTTTCCCGCTGATCGAAGAATTTACAAAAGGCAGCAAGGTGTTCATCGCCGGCAGCACCTGGCCGGAAGATGAAGAACTGTTGGTACAACTCATCAAAACCCACCCCGACTGGAAATTCGTCATCGCCCCGCATGAGATCAAAGAAGATAAAATAAGTAAACTCATCAGTTTACTGCCTTCAAATTCAGCCATGCGCTATTCAGATGTCTCAAATCTCAAATCTCAGATCTCAGATCTCAAGATCATCGTCATCGACAACATTGGCATGCTATCCTCCCTGTACCAATACGGCCAGGTTGCCTACATCGGCGGTGGGTTCGGGGTAGGGATACATAACATTTTAGAGGCTGCCGCATTTGGGCTGCCGGCTATTTTTGGCCCAAATTATAAAAAGTTTAAGGAGGCACGCGACCTGGTGTCGTTGGAATTAGCTGTTAGTATCAATAATGCTGCTGAATTGAAAAACACTTTCTCTTATTTAACAAACGATGATCGGCTCAAAAGCATCAGTCAAAAGATAAAGGATTATGTGAAAGAGAATACGGGGGCGACGGGGATGATTTTGGAATATCTTGATAATTATTAA
- a CDS encoding lysophospholipid acyltransferase family protein: MIPARRVTWMSNWFAKYMRYRMRKAFNQVVVMPFEPKPGHSILLLCNHFSWWDGFFGNYLAYWHLKRKLYIMMQHDHLEKRWLFNYFGGFSIEKGSREMIESLQYAAGLLNDPQNLVVVFPQGELISNHAIEVTIERGIDKLIKNIKGPCQVVYSCVLIDYFESLKPSAYIHLFDCGVAGQVPFDELVKNINICHQQALAAQVNMEH; the protein is encoded by the coding sequence ATGATACCCGCCCGCAGAGTTACCTGGATGAGCAACTGGTTCGCAAAATATATGCGTTACCGTATGCGCAAGGCGTTTAACCAGGTTGTGGTAATGCCGTTTGAGCCAAAACCCGGTCACTCTATTCTTTTGCTTTGCAATCATTTTAGCTGGTGGGACGGCTTTTTTGGCAATTACCTGGCTTACTGGCACCTTAAGCGTAAGCTGTACATTATGATGCAGCACGATCACCTTGAAAAGCGATGGCTCTTCAACTATTTCGGCGGGTTTTCCATTGAGAAGGGCTCACGCGAAATGATCGAATCGCTGCAATATGCTGCCGGGTTGCTTAATGATCCGCAAAACCTGGTGGTCGTTTTCCCGCAGGGCGAACTGATCTCGAACCATGCCATCGAAGTAACCATCGAACGCGGCATAGATAAGCTGATCAAAAATATCAAAGGCCCCTGCCAGGTGGTTTATTCCTGCGTGCTGATCGATTATTTTGAAAGCCTCAAGCCGTCGGCTTATATTCATTTATTTGATTGCGGCGTAGCCGGCCAGGTACCTTTTGATGAATTGGTAAAAAATATAAATATCTGTCATCAGCAAGCGTTGGCGGCCCAGGTAAATATGGAGCATTAA
- a CDS encoding B12-binding domain-containing radical SAM protein has translation MKVKMILPALTEAENPFWRPIKYSLFPPLGLATLAGYLSPDDEIDLQDQHVENLNTDDEPDLVIIQVYITNAYRAYALADHYRAKGAYVILGGLHVTSLPLEAAPHADTLFLGPGEDTFPKFLQDFKNGRPQKIYRSGIRTLVGVPPIRRDLIKRHLYLVPNSIVVTRGCPHHCSFCYKDAFFEGGRTFYTQEVDDALAEIDRLPGRHLYFLDDHLLGNVRFGEALFEGMKGMGRLFQGAATVDSILRGNLVEKAAEAGLRSLFVGFETFSPQNLKQSNKKQNLEKDYTRAVNRLHSLGIMINGSFVFGLDDDDKDVFKRTVDWGVKNSITTSTYHVLTPYPGTELFRQMEEEDRIVTRNWDKYDTRTVVYKTQNMTAEELEAGYWWAYKEFYKWSNIFEASMNHDTLTHKLKHFCYAGGWKKFEPIWNFLIKTKNLNNTLPLLEGVLTKVRRKRKHGHDLPDTTIDQGLIAAKEVAI, from the coding sequence ATGAAAGTAAAAATGATCCTGCCCGCGCTTACCGAAGCTGAGAATCCCTTCTGGCGCCCGATAAAATATTCGCTGTTCCCACCCTTGGGGTTGGCAACACTGGCCGGTTACCTGTCGCCTGATGACGAGATAGACCTGCAGGACCAGCATGTGGAAAACCTGAATACTGATGATGAGCCCGACCTGGTGATCATCCAGGTTTATATTACCAATGCTTATCGTGCTTATGCTTTAGCCGATCATTACCGTGCAAAGGGCGCTTATGTTATTCTGGGTGGCTTGCATGTCACTTCGTTACCCCTGGAGGCGGCCCCTCATGCCGATACACTATTCTTAGGTCCGGGCGAGGATACTTTTCCTAAATTCCTGCAAGACTTTAAAAATGGAAGACCGCAAAAAATCTATCGTTCGGGCATAAGGACGCTGGTAGGTGTGCCACCCATCCGGCGCGATCTGATCAAGCGGCATTTGTACCTGGTGCCCAATTCCATCGTGGTTACCCGTGGCTGCCCGCATCATTGCAGTTTTTGTTATAAGGACGCTTTTTTTGAAGGCGGACGAACTTTTTACACGCAGGAGGTTGATGATGCTTTAGCCGAGATAGACCGACTGCCAGGCAGGCACTTATATTTTCTGGATGATCACCTGCTGGGCAACGTACGTTTTGGCGAAGCTTTGTTTGAAGGGATGAAAGGCATGGGGCGCTTATTCCAGGGTGCAGCCACGGTCGATTCGATATTGCGGGGAAACCTGGTAGAAAAGGCAGCCGAAGCAGGCTTGCGCAGCCTGTTTGTTGGGTTCGAAACCTTCTCGCCGCAAAACCTGAAGCAAAGTAATAAAAAGCAAAATCTTGAAAAGGACTATACCCGTGCAGTTAACCGCCTGCACTCGCTGGGCATTATGATCAACGGCAGCTTCGTTTTCGGGCTGGATGACGATGATAAGGATGTTTTCAAACGAACGGTAGACTGGGGTGTGAAAAACTCGATTACTACCTCAACCTATCATGTGCTTACGCCTTACCCGGGTACAGAATTATTCAGGCAGATGGAAGAAGAGGACCGTATAGTTACCCGCAACTGGGATAAGTATGACACCCGGACGGTCGTTTATAAAACACAAAACATGACCGCCGAAGAATTGGAGGCGGGTTATTGGTGGGCTTATAAGGAATTTTATAAATGGAGCAATATCTTCGAAGCAAGCATGAATCACGATACCCTGACCCATAAACTTAAGCACTTTTGCTATGCCGGCGGCTGGAAGAAATTCGAACCGATCTGGAACTTCCTGATCAAAACTAAAAACCTGAATAATACACTGCCGCTGCTGGAGGGCGTGTTAACCAAAGTACGGAGAAAAAGAAAGCATGGCCATGACCTGCCCGATACTACCATCGACCAGGGGTTGATCGCAGCAAAAGAAGTAGCCATATAA
- a CDS encoding type 1 glutamine amidotransferase domain-containing protein — protein sequence MASLSNRKVAILTEEGFEQVELTSPKQALEAAGAKVDVVSPRSGKIKAWNHTDWGIEINVDKELSSVSPDDYDALVLPGGVMNPDKLRQNRDAVAFAFTFLKDGKPVAAICHGPQLLIETGLISGRRMTSYPSLQTDLRNAGANWVNEEVVVDNGLVTSRTPKDLDAFNKKAIEEIGEGAHHHA from the coding sequence ATGGCAAGTTTGAGTAATCGTAAAGTAGCAATACTGACAGAAGAAGGATTTGAGCAGGTGGAACTCACCAGCCCTAAGCAAGCATTGGAAGCCGCGGGCGCTAAAGTGGACGTGGTATCGCCGCGAAGCGGAAAAATTAAAGCATGGAACCATACCGACTGGGGTATCGAAATAAATGTAGATAAGGAATTGAGCAGCGTTAGCCCTGATGATTACGACGCGCTGGTATTGCCAGGCGGCGTGATGAACCCGGATAAATTAAGACAAAACAGGGATGCTGTGGCGTTTGCATTTACTTTTCTAAAAGATGGTAAACCAGTAGCGGCAATATGCCATGGGCCGCAGTTGTTGATAGAGACCGGGCTTATAAGTGGCCGCCGGATGACATCGTACCCGTCGCTGCAAACCGACCTGCGAAATGCAGGAGCCAACTGGGTAAATGAGGAAGTAGTGGTTGATAATGGCTTGGTTACCAGCCGTACACCTAAAGACCTGGACGCATTCAACAAAAAAGCCATTGAGGAAATTGGTGAGGGTGCTCATCATCACGCCTAA
- a CDS encoding glycosyltransferase — protein MITVIYVTFVFIILRFVVTVFNFVSDPKLRRVNKPYTDLVSILIPARNEEKNILNLLDSILSQDYPNYEVIVLDDDSSDSTYELCAGFASKHHAFRIIRGKELTGQWLGKNYACHQLAQQAKGDFFLFLDADVQVRNSLINSAVHRMYFRNLGLLSLFANQQMETFAEKVTVPLMHYILLNLLPLRLIYLSRNSVVAAASGQFMLFNADIYRQKQWHSLTKDKIVEDAEIMRQVKSARFNSESLLANGMISCRMYKSYSGAVNGFGKNALAAFNFNIFSFLIFLLLLIGGPMIVITTLNLNLITMMLGLILLPRVMISLLAGQSAARNVLLHPIQIFNLLIIAFLAIQRYLTKTTTWKGRNI, from the coding sequence GTGATCACCGTTATTTACGTTACGTTCGTTTTTATTATACTGCGCTTCGTCGTAACGGTTTTTAACTTCGTCTCCGACCCCAAACTACGCCGCGTAAATAAGCCTTATACTGACCTGGTGTCGATACTGATACCTGCCCGAAACGAGGAGAAAAATATCCTCAACCTGCTCGACTCTATTTTAAGCCAGGATTACCCGAATTATGAGGTAATCGTGTTAGATGATGACTCGTCTGACAGCACGTACGAATTGTGTGCCGGGTTTGCGTCGAAGCATCATGCCTTCCGTATTATTAGGGGAAAAGAGCTGACCGGCCAGTGGCTCGGAAAAAACTATGCCTGTCATCAACTGGCACAGCAAGCAAAGGGCGACTTTTTCCTGTTTCTTGATGCTGATGTGCAGGTGCGTAACAGCCTGATCAATAGCGCGGTGCACCGCATGTATTTTCGCAACCTGGGACTGCTTAGTCTTTTCGCCAACCAGCAGATGGAAACTTTTGCCGAAAAGGTTACAGTACCTTTAATGCACTATATATTGCTGAATTTATTGCCGCTGAGGCTCATTTACCTAAGCCGCAATTCGGTCGTGGCCGCGGCAAGCGGACAGTTTATGTTATTTAACGCTGATATTTACCGGCAAAAACAATGGCACAGCCTGACGAAGGATAAAATAGTGGAGGATGCCGAGATCATGAGGCAGGTGAAGTCGGCCAGGTTTAACAGCGAAAGCCTGCTGGCCAACGGCATGATCAGCTGCCGCATGTACAAAAGCTATTCAGGGGCTGTCAATGGCTTTGGCAAGAACGCCCTGGCCGCCTTCAATTTTAACATTTTTAGCTTTTTGATCTTCCTGCTGCTGCTCATCGGTGGACCAATGATCGTTATCACCACGCTAAACCTTAACCTCATCACCATGATGCTGGGTCTTATCCTGCTGCCGCGTGTAATGATCTCTTTGCTGGCGGGGCAAAGCGCGGCCCGGAATGTATTGCTTCATCCTATACAAATATTCAATTTGCTGATTATAGCTTTTTTGGCCATACAGCGATACCTAACCAAAACGACTACTTGGAAAGGAAGGAATATATAA
- the hemH gene encoding ferrochelatase yields the protein MSKKGVLLINLGTPDSPSTADVRKYLREFLMDPLVIDINPISRTLLVKGIIVPTRGPKSAKLYQAIWDEKTGSPLLHYSKLQHKLLQERLGDEYQVELGMRYQSPSIDAALQRLKDALIYDIVVIPLFPQYASASTGSVYDKVMELVKQWPTKPTIRFINSFHDDELMIETFADNARKHKPETYDHILFSFHGLPQRQLIKSDHTHNHCLKSADCCQTLTDANRYCYSAQSHHTARLLAEKLNIPKEKYTICFQSRLGSDPWVQPYTSEIVAKLAKEGKKRLLVFCPAFVADCLETVYEVPVEYGDEFKALGGETVQLVESLNDSPKFIEALAKMVLSN from the coding sequence ATGAGCAAAAAAGGAGTTTTACTGATCAACCTGGGTACGCCAGATAGTCCGTCGACGGCGGATGTCCGCAAATACCTTCGTGAATTTTTGATGGATCCACTGGTGATCGATATAAACCCTATATCCCGTACTTTGCTGGTGAAAGGCATCATCGTACCTACACGCGGACCAAAATCTGCTAAATTATACCAGGCAATATGGGATGAGAAAACGGGCTCGCCTTTATTGCATTACAGCAAATTACAACATAAATTATTGCAGGAGCGCCTCGGCGATGAATACCAGGTGGAGCTGGGTATGCGGTATCAAAGCCCTTCTATCGACGCGGCATTACAAAGGCTTAAGGACGCCCTGATCTATGATATTGTAGTTATCCCTTTATTCCCGCAATATGCATCGGCAAGTACCGGGTCGGTGTATGATAAGGTAATGGAACTGGTAAAGCAATGGCCAACCAAGCCGACGATCAGGTTCATTAATTCCTTTCATGATGATGAACTGATGATCGAAACCTTTGCTGATAATGCCCGCAAACACAAGCCGGAAACTTACGATCATATCCTGTTCAGCTTCCACGGTTTACCACAACGGCAGCTGATCAAATCGGATCACACACATAACCATTGCCTTAAATCGGCTGATTGCTGTCAAACATTGACAGATGCTAACCGGTATTGCTATTCGGCACAATCGCACCATACTGCCAGACTATTGGCCGAAAAACTCAATATTCCCAAAGAAAAATATACCATCTGTTTCCAGTCGCGGCTGGGCAGCGATCCCTGGGTGCAGCCTTATACCAGCGAGATAGTTGCGAAATTGGCTAAAGAAGGTAAAAAACGCCTGCTGGTATTTTGCCCTGCCTTTGTAGCCGATTGCCTTGAAACTGTTTACGAAGTGCCTGTTGAATACGGCGACGAATTTAAAGCACTTGGCGGCGAAACCGTTCAATTGGTTGAAAGCCTGAACGATTCGCCGAAATTCATCGAGGCTTTGGCAAAGATGGTCCTGTCGAATTAA
- a CDS encoding 4-hydroxy-3-methylbut-2-enyl diphosphate reductase yields MGGYNLQVTIDGDSGFCFGVVYAIDMAEEILAEDGYLYCLGDIVHNDEEVERLKAKGLRIIGHEQLKDLHNEKVLIRAHGEAPETYKLALENNIMLIDASCPVVLKLQNRIKTSYDSNEKILIFGKPGHAEVIGLQGQTNNEALVFTDMEELDNVDLPDKFTLYSQTTKSTEKFYKIKEELISRGYEVKANDTICRQVSNRDKDLPAFVAKFDKIIFVSGRKSSNGKVLFEVCRKHNPETYFISSPEELELSMFAPGDKVGIAGATSTPMWLMEQVKAELEKF; encoded by the coding sequence ATGGGTGGCTACAATTTACAGGTGACAATTGACGGGGACTCGGGCTTTTGCTTTGGCGTAGTGTATGCCATCGACATGGCCGAGGAGATACTGGCCGAAGACGGCTACCTGTATTGCCTGGGCGATATAGTCCACAACGACGAAGAAGTAGAAAGACTGAAAGCAAAGGGCCTGCGTATCATCGGCCACGAACAGTTAAAAGATCTTCATAACGAAAAGGTATTGATCCGCGCACATGGCGAAGCCCCGGAAACCTATAAACTGGCGCTTGAGAACAATATTATGCTCATCGATGCGTCCTGCCCGGTGGTTTTGAAGCTACAGAACAGGATAAAAACCTCCTACGACAGCAACGAAAAGATACTAATTTTTGGGAAACCCGGTCATGCTGAGGTGATCGGCCTGCAGGGCCAAACCAATAACGAGGCGCTTGTTTTTACGGATATGGAGGAGCTGGATAATGTCGATCTGCCGGATAAATTCACCCTGTACAGCCAGACCACCAAAAGCACAGAAAAGTTTTACAAGATAAAAGAGGAGCTGATATCCCGTGGGTACGAAGTAAAGGCCAATGATACCATTTGCCGCCAGGTATCCAACCGCGATAAGGACCTGCCCGCTTTTGTAGCTAAGTTTGATAAGATCATCTTTGTTTCGGGCCGGAAATCATCAAACGGCAAGGTGCTTTTCGAAGTTTGCCGCAAGCATAATCCTGAAACCTATTTCATTTCATCGCCCGAAGAACTGGAGCTTTCCATGTTCGCTCCCGGAGATAAAGTCGGTATAGCCGGCGCCACCTCAACCCCTATGTGGCTGATGGAACAGGTGAAAGCTGAACTGGAAAAATTTTAG
- a CDS encoding alpha/beta fold hydrolase — MGFLTIPGLGKVHYHEYGSGDKPMLAFHGYGMTGKQFHVLKKSILTKYHVYGIDHFFHGESELESTWTEKEILEGMPREMVKAYLEEWFKIYGRQRVSLMAYSIGANLALILLEEYPDLIEEIILMAPDGLSVYKGFEFLMHKPMGKFFFRRATKSKWLAPSLLKNLKRVRFIDDSLYTIAYNEIDTEKKRQDVYYTLNIIRQLKPDTNRIAALINQHHIKCTLIFGRDDKLFPISAAKPFIAKLDDPQVHEVQLGHWLVVQALDEYLLNLPQ, encoded by the coding sequence ATGGGCTTCCTCACAATTCCCGGTCTTGGCAAAGTGCATTACCACGAATACGGCAGCGGCGATAAACCGATGCTGGCCTTTCATGGTTATGGCATGACGGGGAAGCAGTTCCATGTGCTTAAAAAATCCATCCTGACAAAATATCACGTTTACGGTATCGACCATTTTTTCCATGGCGAAAGCGAACTGGAAAGCACCTGGACAGAAAAGGAAATATTGGAAGGCATGCCCCGCGAAATGGTGAAAGCTTACCTGGAGGAATGGTTCAAAATTTATGGACGGCAAAGGGTATCGTTGATGGCCTATTCCATCGGCGCGAATTTAGCGTTGATATTGCTGGAAGAATACCCTGATTTGATCGAAGAGATCATCCTGATGGCGCCGGATGGTTTATCAGTTTACAAAGGGTTCGAGTTTTTGATGCACAAGCCGATGGGCAAATTCTTTTTTCGCCGGGCGACAAAAAGCAAATGGCTGGCGCCATCGTTATTGAAAAATTTGAAAAGGGTAAGGTTTATTGACGATAGCCTGTACACCATCGCCTATAACGAGATAGATACCGAAAAAAAAAGACAGGACGTTTATTATACCCTGAACATCATCAGGCAGCTAAAACCGGATACAAACAGGATAGCCGCGCTCATCAACCAGCACCATATCAAATGCACATTGATCTTTGGCAGGGACGATAAACTGTTCCCGATATCAGCCGCAAAACCTTTTATCGCGAAACTGGATGATCCGCAGGTGCATGAGGTGCAGCTTGGGCATTGGTTGGTAGTGCAGGCTTTGGACGAGTATTTACTAAATTTACCGCAATGA